In Siniperca chuatsi isolate FFG_IHB_CAS linkage group LG16, ASM2008510v1, whole genome shotgun sequence, the following proteins share a genomic window:
- the LOC122862815 gene encoding pleurocidin-like peptide WF3: MKCIVVFLVLSMVVLMAEPGEGFFGALIHGAIHGIHSLIKGKQNVAEQQEQQEQLDKRSVDYNPGQPSFA, translated from the exons aTGAAGTGTATCGTGGTGTTTCTTGTGTTGTCCATGGTTGTTCTCATGGCTGAACCTGGAGAGGGCTTTTTTGGAGCACTAATCCATGGAGCCATTCATG GGATCCATAG TCTTATCAAAGGAAAACAGAATGTGGCAGAGCAGCAAGAGCAGCAAGAGCAGCTGGACAAACGTTCAGTCGATTACAACCCAGGACAGCCTAGCTTTGCCTAG